The following proteins are encoded in a genomic region of Natrinema sp. DC36:
- a CDS encoding histidine kinase N-terminal 7TM domain-containing protein, with protein sequence MAIGMTALLLAWRERPEPGAVPLVILLAGQCWWSALLLFDIEASTLGAKVFWADLRWIGVVAIPVGWMLFSLEYTGRDRYIQPRYVAILSIVPVLTVVFALTDTGLLYADSRLVREDGMVLLSRTPGPWFWIITAYTYLLGLLGSVPLLELIRDDSLPFRGQSAALLVGILAPWASNVLFLVGAIPVTGLDPTPVAFSISGVACLGALTRFQLFGKSPSPNPRARRLLFERMPDGAIVTDSHDYIVEINDAGADVLGTEPRRVLGRPLQEIAPDDSLLPTDGSVATRRSFRSPHDGRLYDVTATAITDIHDRTIGHVITFHDISEHVRQQQRHEVLNRVFRHNIRTETNVISSYAELLADGDGQGQGAADEITASARRIEELGVKAREIVDVFERGRDSIDVVPLESLLADGVAIVREEYPDARIDCESDLEEIYVASVLEPVFVNLIENGIEHNTGPNPSVRVAVESDGDRVRIRIADNGSGIDDYERSILERGTETPLEHGSGLGLWLAKWGAEIAGGEVTFETDDPTGSIVTVEVPVLSPPTAPRAESNGNPS encoded by the coding sequence ATTGCGATTGGAATGACTGCGCTCCTCCTCGCCTGGCGGGAACGACCTGAGCCCGGTGCAGTGCCGCTCGTCATCCTGCTCGCCGGACAGTGCTGGTGGTCGGCGCTCCTGCTCTTCGACATCGAGGCGTCGACGCTCGGTGCGAAAGTCTTCTGGGCGGATCTCAGATGGATCGGCGTCGTCGCCATTCCGGTCGGCTGGATGCTCTTCTCGCTGGAGTACACCGGTCGGGATCGGTACATTCAGCCGCGCTACGTCGCGATCCTCTCGATCGTGCCGGTGCTCACCGTCGTCTTTGCACTGACTGACACCGGCTTGCTCTACGCGGACTCGAGGCTGGTTCGCGAGGATGGTATGGTATTGCTCAGCCGGACTCCCGGCCCCTGGTTCTGGATTATCACCGCCTACACGTACCTGCTGGGGCTGCTCGGTTCCGTTCCGCTCCTGGAACTGATCCGAGACGACTCGCTGCCGTTCAGGGGCCAAAGCGCCGCGCTTCTCGTCGGCATCCTGGCACCGTGGGCGAGTAACGTTCTCTTTCTCGTGGGTGCCATCCCGGTCACGGGCCTCGACCCGACGCCGGTCGCGTTCTCGATCTCCGGCGTCGCCTGTCTCGGCGCACTCACGCGTTTCCAGCTCTTCGGGAAGAGTCCGTCGCCGAACCCGCGTGCGCGCCGACTGCTCTTCGAGCGGATGCCGGACGGCGCTATCGTTACCGACAGCCACGACTACATCGTCGAAATCAACGACGCCGGCGCGGACGTCCTGGGAACCGAACCCCGTCGCGTCCTCGGCAGGCCGCTTCAGGAGATCGCTCCCGACGACTCGCTGCTCCCGACTGACGGATCGGTCGCGACGCGACGCTCGTTTCGGAGCCCGCACGACGGCCGGCTGTACGACGTGACGGCGACCGCCATTACCGACATCCACGACCGGACGATCGGCCACGTCATCACGTTTCACGATATCAGCGAACACGTTCGACAGCAACAGCGTCACGAAGTCCTGAACCGCGTCTTCCGGCACAACATTCGGACGGAAACGAACGTCATCAGCAGCTACGCCGAGTTACTCGCGGACGGGGACGGTCAGGGTCAGGGCGCTGCCGACGAGATCACGGCGAGCGCGCGACGAATCGAAGAACTGGGAGTCAAAGCCCGCGAAATCGTCGACGTCTTCGAACGGGGGCGCGACTCGATCGACGTCGTCCCGCTCGAGTCGCTCCTCGCGGACGGCGTCGCGATTGTCCGGGAGGAGTATCCGGACGCTCGCATCGATTGTGAGTCGGACCTGGAGGAGATATACGTCGCTAGCGTCCTCGAGCCCGTGTTCGTCAACCTCATCGAAAACGGAATCGAGCACAACACCGGCCCGAACCCGTCCGTTCGAGTCGCAGTCGAATCGGACGGCGATCGGGTACGGATACGTATCGCGGATAACGGATCCGGGATCGACGACTACGAACGGTCCATCCTGGAGCGGGGAACGGAAACCCCGCTGGAACACGGAAGCGGTCTCGGGCTCTGGTTAGCCAAGTGGGGGGCCGAAATCGCCGGCGGTGAGGTGACGTTCGAGACGGACGATCCGACCGGTTCGATCGTCACCGTCGAAGTTCCGGTGCTGTCTCCGCCCACCGCCCCTCGAGCCGAATCGAACGGGAATCCGTCGTAA
- a CDS encoding UbiA family prenyltransferase — MRRTNQTLSDVGTTTVALLSTLLARLPSSPGRAWNALVYSSAYLSLIAMAEVVIVSTLLSLPPSPAAVVVGLVVFAVYTNDRLADVDTDVMSNPGQAAFVRRHRDILYVLASIAYGLAVALSVLGGPIALAVALLPGVFWVCYATNWIPGSGNVGRVQRLKDVFLVNTTVVALAWAATLTLLPLAFAGKPITISTLVVFSYFFLRVFTNTEIPNVRDVDGDRAIGVRTIPVVFGVTRTRWILSAIDLCTAGLVVLAVSLEFLSPAHALALLAGIGYSIWVTSLIGRLENERLLAKVAECEYLVVFAVLAFVVSLS; from the coding sequence ATGAGACGAACCAATCAGACGCTCTCAGACGTCGGTACCACGACGGTTGCGCTACTCAGCACGCTGCTCGCCCGGCTCCCCTCGAGTCCGGGACGGGCATGGAACGCACTGGTGTACAGTTCGGCGTATCTGTCGCTGATCGCGATGGCCGAGGTGGTCATCGTCTCGACCCTCCTCTCGCTACCGCCGAGTCCGGCGGCGGTCGTCGTGGGGCTGGTCGTCTTCGCCGTCTACACCAACGATCGCCTCGCGGACGTCGACACCGACGTGATGTCGAATCCCGGACAGGCGGCGTTCGTCAGACGACATCGAGATATCCTCTACGTGCTGGCGTCGATCGCGTACGGGCTCGCGGTCGCACTCTCCGTACTCGGCGGCCCGATCGCACTCGCGGTCGCCTTGCTCCCGGGCGTGTTCTGGGTGTGCTACGCCACGAACTGGATTCCCGGGAGCGGGAACGTTGGGCGCGTCCAGCGGTTGAAAGACGTCTTCCTCGTCAATACGACCGTCGTCGCGCTCGCGTGGGCCGCGACCCTGACGCTCCTTCCGCTCGCGTTCGCTGGGAAGCCGATCACGATTTCGACGCTCGTCGTCTTCTCGTACTTCTTCCTTCGGGTGTTTACGAACACGGAGATCCCGAACGTCCGCGACGTCGACGGCGACCGGGCGATCGGCGTCCGGACGATTCCGGTCGTGTTCGGCGTCACTCGGACGCGCTGGATCCTCTCCGCGATCGATCTCTGTACGGCCGGACTCGTGGTGCTCGCAGTCTCCCTCGAGTTCCTCTCTCCCGCACACGCACTCGCGCTCCTCGCCGGAATCGGCTATTCGATCTGGGTAACGTCGCTGATCGGACGACTCGAGAACGAGCGACTGCTGGCGAAGGTCGCTGAATGCGAGTACCTCGTGGTCTTCGCCGTTCTCGCCTTCGTCGTCTCGCTCTCCTAA
- a CDS encoding phenylalanine--tRNA ligase subunit alpha — protein MQLPAQQVAVLEAANADEATSVDALAAATDLPPETVTGAVFELEDEGLVAVSERVDETVALTDEGREYVTDGLPEVRLYEAALEAGADDEPVSMGQVIGASGLEGGAVDIALSNYARKDYGVIDSGEITADPAADPAADAEANALEALADADDAPVEAVDADDEPLEGLERRGLLERRESTVREVTLTERAVTELMAGIETSETVGQVTPELLTSGEWEDVEFSEYNVEADAERFDGGKVHILRQTAERVKDTLVGMGFQEMDGPHVDADFWINDCLFMPQDHPARTHWDRFALERPTHIDELPEDLVDRVERAHREGVGPDGEGYHSPWDEDFARALALRGHTTSLSTRYLAGQEVGEIEPPARYFSVEKVYRNDTLDPTHLLEFFQIEGWVMAEDLSVRDLMGTFEEFYAQFGITDVQFKPHYNPYTEPSFELFGTHPTTGELVEIGNSGIFREEMLEPLGVECDVMAWGLALERLLMLMYGFEDIRDIHGTLCDLELLRETEVTY, from the coding sequence ATGCAACTTCCAGCACAACAGGTCGCGGTCCTCGAGGCCGCGAACGCGGACGAGGCAACGTCCGTCGACGCCCTCGCCGCGGCGACCGACCTCCCCCCCGAAACCGTCACCGGAGCCGTCTTCGAACTCGAGGACGAGGGACTGGTCGCCGTCAGCGAGCGTGTCGACGAAACGGTCGCGCTGACCGACGAGGGGCGCGAGTACGTCACCGACGGGCTTCCCGAGGTCCGGCTCTACGAGGCCGCCCTCGAGGCCGGCGCCGACGACGAGCCCGTCTCGATGGGGCAGGTCATCGGTGCATCGGGACTCGAGGGGGGTGCGGTCGACATCGCGCTCTCGAACTACGCGCGCAAGGACTACGGCGTGATCGACAGCGGCGAAATCACCGCCGACCCCGCTGCCGATCCGGCTGCGGACGCGGAGGCGAACGCGCTCGAGGCGCTCGCCGACGCCGACGACGCGCCGGTCGAGGCCGTCGACGCGGACGACGAACCGCTCGAGGGGCTCGAGCGCCGCGGATTGCTCGAGCGCCGCGAGTCGACGGTCCGCGAAGTCACGCTGACCGAGCGCGCCGTCACGGAGCTGATGGCGGGCATCGAGACGAGCGAGACGGTCGGCCAGGTCACCCCGGAGCTGCTGACCAGCGGAGAGTGGGAGGACGTCGAGTTCTCCGAGTACAACGTCGAGGCCGACGCCGAGCGCTTCGACGGCGGCAAGGTCCACATCCTGCGCCAGACCGCCGAGCGCGTCAAAGATACCCTCGTCGGCATGGGCTTCCAGGAGATGGACGGCCCCCACGTCGACGCGGACTTCTGGATCAACGACTGCCTGTTCATGCCCCAGGACCATCCCGCGCGAACGCACTGGGACCGGTTCGCGCTCGAGCGGCCGACCCACATCGACGAGTTGCCGGAAGACCTCGTCGACCGCGTCGAGCGCGCGCATCGGGAGGGCGTCGGCCCGGACGGCGAGGGTTATCACTCGCCATGGGATGAGGACTTCGCCCGGGCGCTCGCGCTCCGCGGGCACACCACCTCGCTGTCGACCCGCTATCTGGCGGGCCAGGAGGTCGGCGAAATCGAGCCCCCCGCGCGGTACTTCAGCGTCGAGAAAGTGTACCGCAACGACACGCTCGACCCGACGCACTTACTCGAGTTCTTCCAGATCGAAGGCTGGGTGATGGCCGAGGACCTCTCGGTACGCGACCTGATGGGCACCTTCGAGGAGTTCTACGCCCAGTTCGGAATTACGGACGTTCAGTTCAAGCCCCACTACAATCCCTACACGGAGCCGAGCTTCGAGCTGTTCGGTACCCACCCGACGACCGGCGAACTCGTCGAGATCGGCAACTCCGGGATCTTCCGGGAGGAGATGCTCGAGCCCCTCGGCGTGGAGTGCGACGTGATGGCCTGGGGACTTGCCCTCGAGCGACTGCTCATGTTGATGTACGGCTTCGAGGACATCCGGGACATCCACGGAACCCTGTGTGATCTCGAACTGCTGCGCGAAACCGAGGTGACCTACTGA
- the pheT gene encoding phenylalanine--tRNA ligase subunit beta translates to MPTVDIDPDELRSLTGHDEKSDDDLIDDLFGLGLEFEGRTEDGEFELEFAPDRLDRLSVEGVARSMRYQYGDARGVHVPSPNSPEWTIEVDESVPDERPYVTGAVIRDIDLDEESLDSLIQLQEKLHATMGRKRAKGAIGIHDLTMLKGTAATEGNPTIQYVGVEPDEDRFVPLDSDQEMTPADVLEDHQTGQTYADLVSGYERYPAIYDSIGLFSFPPVINGRRTEVSTDSRDLFVEMTGTDQWTIDKMLNIVCYALSARGATLEEVRVEYPDHEIVRPDLSMKTKTVAHDRIETILGIGLDPDEVIDLAERSGLKAEKEESEDGDLVYEVTIPPYRVDVLHPLDVIDDLGRAYGFNELEPRYPDAGTVGGRHERSRLENAARTQLVGLGFEDLLNFHMISEGENFDRLDIAPGDDVYGAGEPATIKEPYSEDFTMLRTWVVPSLLMVLERNTHRSYPQNLAEIGFAAEVDERENTGVAEGRRIGAVLASHEAGYEDAKARLQTLTRNFDVDLETPPTDHPTFISGRTAAVVIDGEEVGVIGEVHPKVLVEHDLEVPVSAFEFDLEALR, encoded by the coding sequence ATGCCCACCGTCGATATCGACCCCGACGAACTGCGATCCCTGACCGGACACGACGAGAAGAGCGACGACGACCTGATCGACGACCTGTTCGGCCTCGGCCTCGAGTTCGAGGGCCGCACGGAGGACGGCGAGTTCGAACTCGAGTTCGCGCCGGACCGCCTCGATCGGCTCTCCGTCGAAGGCGTCGCCCGCTCGATGCGCTACCAGTACGGCGACGCGCGGGGCGTCCACGTTCCCTCGCCGAACTCGCCCGAATGGACCATCGAAGTCGACGAATCGGTTCCCGACGAACGGCCGTACGTCACGGGTGCTGTCATTCGAGACATCGATCTGGACGAGGAGAGCCTCGACTCGCTCATCCAGCTCCAGGAGAAGCTCCACGCGACGATGGGGCGCAAGCGCGCGAAGGGCGCGATCGGGATTCACGATCTGACGATGCTCAAAGGGACCGCTGCAACGGAGGGCAACCCGACCATCCAGTACGTCGGCGTCGAGCCCGACGAGGATCGGTTCGTGCCGCTCGATTCCGATCAGGAGATGACGCCGGCGGACGTGCTCGAGGACCACCAGACGGGCCAGACCTACGCCGACCTCGTGAGCGGGTACGAGCGGTATCCGGCGATCTACGACAGCATCGGGCTGTTCTCGTTCCCGCCGGTGATCAACGGCCGCCGGACGGAAGTGTCGACGGACTCGAGAGACCTGTTCGTCGAGATGACCGGCACCGACCAGTGGACGATCGACAAGATGCTGAACATCGTCTGCTACGCGCTGTCGGCTCGCGGGGCCACGCTCGAGGAAGTGCGGGTCGAGTATCCGGATCACGAGATCGTCCGTCCCGACCTCTCGATGAAGACGAAGACGGTCGCTCACGACCGCATCGAGACGATCCTCGGGATCGGGCTCGACCCCGACGAAGTGATCGATCTCGCCGAGCGTTCCGGGCTCAAAGCGGAGAAAGAGGAGAGCGAAGACGGCGACCTCGTCTACGAGGTGACGATCCCGCCCTACCGCGTCGACGTGCTCCACCCGCTGGACGTCATCGACGACCTCGGGCGGGCCTACGGCTTCAACGAACTCGAGCCCCGCTATCCCGACGCGGGGACCGTCGGCGGGCGTCACGAGCGCTCCCGGCTCGAGAACGCCGCCCGAACCCAACTCGTCGGACTGGGCTTCGAGGACCTGCTGAACTTCCACATGATCAGCGAAGGGGAGAACTTCGACCGCCTCGATATCGCTCCCGGTGACGACGTTTACGGAGCCGGCGAGCCCGCCACGATCAAAGAGCCCTACAGCGAGGACTTCACCATGCTCCGGACGTGGGTCGTGCCCTCGCTGCTGATGGTCCTCGAGCGAAACACCCACCGCTCGTACCCACAAAATCTCGCCGAGATCGGCTTCGCCGCCGAGGTCGACGAGCGCGAGAACACCGGCGTTGCGGAGGGCCGCCGCATCGGTGCCGTTCTCGCGAGCCACGAGGCTGGCTACGAGGACGCCAAGGCCCGACTGCAGACCCTCACTCGCAACTTCGACGTCGACCTCGAGACGCCGCCGACCGACCACCCAACCTTTATTTCGGGTCGAACCGCAGCGGTTGTCATCGACGGCGAGGAAGTCGGCGTGATCGGCGAGGTCCACCCGAAGGTGCTCGTCGAGCACGACCTCGAGGTACCGGTGTCGGCGTTCGAGTTCGACCTCGAGGCGCTGCGCTGA
- a CDS encoding non-histone chromosomal MC1 family protein → MVREDGKRNFALRESPDDESSVFSGNTPRQAALKAARRLEPGSSEEAADRVELKLREKGTDKVHIYDGWAWEETAPDDKPDWMPDEITEANVSKKGIEHLDE, encoded by the coding sequence ATGGTACGTGAAGACGGGAAACGAAACTTTGCACTGCGCGAATCACCCGACGACGAGTCGAGTGTCTTCTCGGGTAACACACCCCGACAGGCCGCACTCAAGGCGGCCAGACGGCTCGAGCCCGGCTCGAGCGAGGAGGCGGCGGACCGCGTCGAACTCAAACTTCGAGAGAAGGGGACGGACAAGGTACACATCTACGACGGTTGGGCGTGGGAGGAGACGGCTCCCGACGACAAGCCCGACTGGATGCCCGACGAGATCACGGAAGCGAACGTCTCGAAGAAGGGAATCGAGCACCTCGACGAGTAA
- a CDS encoding MFS transporter, with amino-acid sequence MTKWRTLLLATIGFNFSFLIWFSFAPFTGPMAEEFGLSLAEIGILASAAIWLAPFGRMLTGWLSDRWGAPTVFAIVLTYVGVFSIASAFAQSYTVFFIERLIVATAGITFVIGIQHVSEWFDEEQLGTAEGIYAGVGNAGAAGGALILPRVFTENWSGPIFETSWRAAFFYTGIVSILLAIVYYTVGEAAKSDAKREATKSTANLKDWLYTATRYGTVVLALAYVMSFGLELSMNGWLATYYREGFNTDNIVLASTFAATFSVAAGLLRPIGGYVSDLLARTEKNILPIFTGRYREQWTFVSLCFIVLAMVGMTLAGLTGQVLLAVAAGFIVGMGCAFAEGAIFAQVPAMFPNSSGSVAGVVGGVGTVGGIVYPLVYAAPMMPSLHTGYSVVAVTMIPILLLCAWVFQPRLAERATEDGFLASSGDSGTSGAPIDD; translated from the coding sequence ATGACCAAGTGGCGGACGCTGCTGTTAGCAACGATCGGGTTCAACTTTTCGTTCCTGATCTGGTTCTCCTTCGCGCCGTTCACGGGGCCGATGGCCGAGGAGTTCGGCCTCTCGCTCGCGGAGATCGGGATCCTCGCGAGCGCGGCGATCTGGCTCGCGCCGTTCGGTCGCATGCTGACCGGCTGGCTCTCCGATCGCTGGGGCGCGCCGACGGTGTTCGCCATCGTGTTAACCTACGTCGGCGTCTTCTCCATCGCGTCGGCGTTCGCCCAGTCTTACACCGTCTTCTTCATCGAACGGCTAATCGTTGCGACCGCTGGAATCACCTTCGTCATCGGGATCCAGCACGTCTCCGAGTGGTTCGACGAGGAACAACTGGGGACTGCGGAGGGAATCTACGCCGGCGTCGGCAACGCCGGTGCCGCCGGCGGTGCCCTCATCCTTCCGCGCGTGTTCACCGAGAACTGGAGCGGTCCGATCTTCGAAACGAGTTGGCGAGCCGCCTTCTTCTACACCGGGATCGTCTCGATCCTGCTGGCGATCGTCTACTACACGGTCGGCGAGGCCGCCAAGAGCGACGCGAAACGAGAGGCGACCAAGTCGACTGCGAACCTCAAAGATTGGCTCTACACCGCCACCCGCTACGGAACGGTCGTGCTCGCGCTGGCGTACGTGATGAGCTTCGGCCTCGAGCTCTCGATGAACGGCTGGCTGGCGACGTACTACCGGGAGGGGTTCAACACGGACAACATCGTGCTCGCTAGCACGTTCGCCGCGACGTTCTCCGTCGCAGCCGGCCTGCTTCGGCCGATCGGCGGCTACGTCAGCGACCTGCTCGCCCGCACGGAGAAGAACATTCTGCCGATCTTCACCGGTCGCTACCGCGAGCAGTGGACGTTCGTCTCGCTGTGTTTCATCGTGCTCGCGATGGTCGGGATGACGCTGGCTGGCCTGACCGGCCAGGTGCTACTGGCCGTCGCGGCCGGCTTCATCGTCGGCATGGGCTGTGCGTTCGCCGAGGGCGCGATCTTCGCGCAGGTGCCCGCGATGTTCCCCAACAGTTCGGGCAGCGTCGCGGGCGTCGTCGGCGGCGTCGGTACGGTCGGCGGAATCGTCTACCCGCTCGTCTACGCCGCGCCGATGATGCCGAGCCTCCACACCGGCTACTCCGTCGTCGCGGTCACGATGATCCCCATCCTGTTGCTGTGCGCGTGGGTCTTCCAGCCCCGCCTCGCCGAACGGGCGACCGAAGACGGCTTTCTGGCCTCGAGCGGCGATAGCGGTACCTCCGGGGCACCGATCGACGACTGA
- the pheA gene encoding prephenate dehydratase: MTAVTLGPEGTYSHRATSAIADDGDIDFRQSVTAIVDAVAAGEYDRGVIPIENSIEGSVTESLDAIADYDVAVVREIVTPIRHALLAQGPEFDTVASHSQALAQCRTYLEREYPDATLEAVASTAQGVDFARDDPSVAGIGHPALGGDELEVLAEDIQDQDSNATRFFAIAPAAERSTGGGKTSLVVYPNANYPGLLLELLEPFADRDINLTRVESRPSGQRLGDYVFHVDFEAGLYESRTQEAIADLEELAENGWVRRLGSYDTEHVVE, encoded by the coding sequence ATGACTGCAGTGACGCTGGGACCCGAAGGGACCTACTCACACCGGGCGACGAGCGCGATCGCCGACGACGGCGATATCGACTTCCGCCAGTCGGTCACGGCGATCGTTGACGCCGTCGCCGCGGGCGAATACGACCGCGGCGTCATCCCCATCGAGAACAGCATCGAGGGCTCCGTGACGGAGAGCCTCGACGCCATCGCCGACTACGACGTCGCCGTCGTCCGCGAGATCGTCACGCCGATCCGACACGCCCTGCTCGCACAGGGCCCCGAGTTCGACACCGTCGCCAGCCACTCGCAGGCGCTAGCGCAGTGTCGCACCTATCTCGAGCGCGAGTACCCCGACGCGACGCTCGAGGCCGTCGCGAGCACGGCCCAGGGCGTCGACTTCGCCCGCGACGATCCCTCGGTCGCAGGTATCGGCCACCCGGCCCTCGGCGGCGACGAACTCGAGGTGCTGGCCGAGGACATTCAGGACCAGGACTCGAACGCGACGCGCTTTTTCGCGATCGCACCCGCGGCGGAGCGCTCGACGGGCGGCGGCAAGACCTCGCTGGTGGTCTACCCGAACGCGAACTACCCCGGCCTGCTGCTCGAGTTGCTCGAGCCGTTCGCGGACCGGGATATCAACCTGACCCGCGTCGAGTCGCGGCCGAGCGGCCAGCGGTTGGGCGACTACGTCTTCCACGTCGACTTCGAGGCCGGGCTCTACGAGTCACGAACGCAGGAGGCGATCGCGGACCTCGAGGAACTGGCCGAGAACGGCTGGGTCCGGCGGCTCGGCTCGTACGATACGGAACACGTCGTCGAATAG
- a CDS encoding peroxiredoxin: protein MPLDAGDDAPTVTARNQDGEEVSPAFEEPTVVYFYPKDDTPGCTVEANQFQRERETYRDAGVDVYGVSVDDVDSHRSFSESEGLEFDLLADPDAEIADAFDVELRDSGVTTRTTFLLADGEVQAVYEGVDPDGHARDVLLDALDDGLVTLPE, encoded by the coding sequence ATGCCACTCGATGCAGGCGACGACGCGCCGACCGTGACCGCACGCAATCAGGACGGCGAGGAGGTCTCGCCGGCGTTCGAGGAACCGACGGTCGTCTACTTCTACCCGAAAGACGACACGCCGGGGTGTACGGTCGAGGCGAACCAGTTCCAGCGCGAGCGCGAGACCTATCGCGACGCCGGCGTCGACGTCTACGGCGTCTCTGTCGACGACGTCGACTCCCACCGGTCCTTTTCCGAGTCGGAGGGCCTCGAGTTCGACCTGCTGGCCGATCCCGACGCCGAGATCGCCGACGCGTTCGACGTCGAACTGCGCGACAGCGGCGTGACCACCCGGACGACGTTTTTGCTGGCCGACGGCGAAGTGCAGGCGGTCTACGAGGGCGTCGATCCCGACGGTCACGCGCGCGACGTCTTGCTCGACGCGCTCGACGACGGACTCGTCACCCTCCCCGAGTAA
- a CDS encoding Hsp20/alpha crystallin family protein produces MRRNPFDDIEEMLDRVSRQVEEGMTAGGLQVPGSVPVDVADTDEQYVVTADLPGYETDDIELTLSDGTLRLEANRTDEERDAEGSYLRRERTETSASRRIRLPEPVDEESVAAGFENGVLTVRLPKVSGSGDSKQIDIE; encoded by the coding sequence ATGCGACGCAATCCGTTCGACGATATCGAGGAGATGCTCGACCGCGTGAGCCGACAGGTCGAAGAGGGCATGACCGCAGGCGGGCTACAGGTCCCCGGCTCGGTGCCGGTCGACGTCGCCGACACCGACGAGCAGTACGTCGTGACGGCCGACCTCCCCGGCTACGAGACCGACGACATCGAACTGACGCTCTCGGACGGCACGCTGCGTCTCGAGGCCAACCGGACGGACGAGGAGCGCGACGCCGAGGGGAGCTATCTCCGACGCGAACGGACCGAAACGTCGGCGAGTCGGCGGATCCGCCTGCCGGAGCCGGTCGACGAGGAATCGGTGGCCGCCGGCTTCGAGAACGGCGTGCTGACGGTCCGGCTCCCGAAGGTCTCGGGAAGCGGGGACTCGAAACAGATCGACATCGAGTAG
- a CDS encoding SDR family oxidoreductase → MVADSTVFVTGASQGLGREIAVAFADEGANVALAARSDGIYDTADLIDAPDRTLAVETDVTDPESVTDAIDETVDAFGGLDCLVNNAGIAGPTAPLEETTDGEWLETLDVNVVGVARVTREAAPHLRESEQGSVINISSIGGKRPYANRGPYAASKMGLIGVTRSLAAEFGDDGVTVNAICPGPVEGERIRGVFERQAEAAGVPVEAVEGEVLESLMIDELVPPEEVADMAVHLASEASRHVTGQDINVSSGGAWY, encoded by the coding sequence ATGGTAGCAGATTCCACCGTCTTCGTCACGGGTGCGAGTCAGGGGCTCGGCCGCGAAATCGCCGTCGCGTTCGCCGACGAGGGTGCGAACGTCGCGCTCGCGGCCAGGAGCGACGGCATCTACGATACCGCCGACCTGATCGACGCCCCCGATCGAACGCTGGCGGTCGAGACCGACGTGACCGATCCCGAATCGGTGACCGATGCGATCGACGAGACCGTCGACGCCTTCGGCGGACTGGACTGTCTCGTCAACAACGCGGGGATCGCCGGCCCCACCGCGCCGCTCGAGGAGACGACCGACGGCGAGTGGCTCGAGACCCTCGACGTCAACGTCGTCGGAGTCGCCCGCGTCACGCGGGAAGCGGCCCCGCACCTGCGCGAGTCCGAGCAGGGAAGCGTCATCAACATCTCGTCGATCGGCGGCAAGCGGCCCTACGCCAATCGGGGCCCGTACGCCGCCTCGAAGATGGGGCTGATCGGGGTGACCCGCTCGCTGGCGGCCGAGTTCGGCGACGACGGCGTGACCGTCAACGCGATCTGTCCCGGTCCGGTGGAGGGCGAGCGAATCCGGGGCGTCTTCGAGCGACAGGCAGAGGCGGCGGGCGTCCCCGTCGAAGCGGTCGAAGGGGAGGTCCTCGAGAGCCTCATGATCGACGAACTGGTCCCGCCCGAGGAAGTCGCGGACATGGCCGTCCACCTCGCGAGCGAGGCGTCGCGCCACGTCACGGGGCAGGACATCAACGTCTCGTCGGGCGGGGCCTGGTACTAG